The window GAACATAGAAACCGGTTTGCGTTCTGAATTCCAGACCATTAACAGGTCCATCTTTACCTACTACCTGCACCGGCGTGCTTGTACCCGGAAGCGGCTTAAGCTGTACGGCGTCGCCACTGGTAAGTATGCTGCCATCTGCAAGTTGGTAACCAGCCCAAATATCGGTACGTTTACCTTTAAACAAGCCGTTTGGCAATAACACGGTACCTGCTAACCTTGCATCCCGGCCGGCAAACGCATCCAACTGATCGTTGTAGTAAATCGGGTTACCAGAACCGTCTTTGGTCGCGATTGGCGCATAAGTGTTATCCAGTTTTTCGTAAGCTTCAACCAGGTTTAACGATGGATCTAACCGGCCCGCATCCAAACCTTCATCAGATATTGAATAAGGCTGATCGTTTGTTGTAAAACCATGAGTTTTACCACCGTTGGCTTTAAAATCCTCAACCCAGATTGATTCTGTACTTGTTTTATCAAGGAAAATATTTGCGAAGTTATCGCTCAGGTCTGGTAGTTGTTTGTACAAACTGTAATTACCTGCGCTACCGCTGATGATAGCTTTAGCAGCTGCAAGGGCTTTGGTATAGTAACCGGTAGCCATGCTTGCAGGTATACCCACTTCGCCGCCTGGCAATGAAACCTGTGGCGTAGTGGCGCCATATTTAGCAATAGACGCCGCGTATAATGCTGCCCTTGCTTCCATAGCCAAAATAGCACCAGGGGTGGCCCTTGATTTCTCTTCTACTTTTGCAGGTAATAAACCTTTAATGGCTTCGGCTTCGCTGATGATGAAATCATAAACTTCTGATTCTTTGGCGCGGGCTACCTGTAAAGGTATTACGTTGCCAGAGAAATCATAATCAAGCGGTTTTGTAATTAATGGCACACCACCCATACGTTTTACCAGTTCAAAATAGTACTGGGCACGTAAAAATCTGCCTTCGGCGATGAATTGATTTTTTTGATCGGCGGTTAATTTAGTTGCCGCTGTTGCACGGTCAATAAACAGGTTTAAATCGCGAACATATGTATAGTCCCAGGTACCCCACTCTCCGTAACCCCAGCCGGTACGCTGTACAAAGTACGAGCTGCCGTTTTCTGATGGGAACGATTCGCTAAAATCGGCAAACGACGCCCAGCCATTATCAAGACCCGAGAAATCAACCACACGGTTATATAAGTCGCCCAGGATAGATAGCACCAGGTTTGGATCTGAAAATGCCACATCTGCCGTTACTATCTGCTTGGGCGGCACATTTAAAAATTCGCTATCTTTTTTGCATGATCCCGTAATTAACAGGGCCGCAAACGTAGTTATTATAGTTATTTTTTTCATTGAATTTAAACTTAAGGGATTAATTAAAAGGTTAAATTAACACCGAAGTTAAGGACCTTGCTTTGAGGGAACTGAAGCCCGTTATCGTCCGTTGTTTCCGGATCAACTGCGTATTGCTTCAGGTTGTCAAACGAAAACATGTTGTATGCGTTAACATAAAATCTTGCCTTCCTGATCTTTACCTTTGTTAACAAATTGGCTGGTAACGAGTAACCCAATTCAAGTGTCCTTGCCCTTAGGTATTTTACGCTATGCAACCAAAACGATGAATTGTTTTGCCCGTTAAGCGAGTAACTGCTATAACCAAAACCTGGATTGATCCTGTTGGCAGGATATTTCCCGGGAATCCACTGGCTGTTGATGTCAAAAGGATCAGCACGGTGGTACCTGTCTTCAAATATGGTATTTAAGTTACCGTTGTTTTGAAATGCCCATCTTGTTTCGTAGTTCTGGAACCAGGTATAACCTGCACCGCCCGAGAAATCGGCATGGAAATCAAAACCTTTGTAAGCTGCACCAAGGGTGAAACCAAAGTTAATATTAGGCTGTGTACCGTAACCGTAACCAATAGGCCTTTCGTCGTACTGGTCAATTTTACCGTCACCGTTTTGATCTTTATACATTAAATCACCTGGTAACAGACTGCGGTTACCTTTTCCGTCGTTATTGATCTTGTAGTTATTAATCTGGTCAATTGACGTAAACTGGCCGATAACCTGGTAGCCCCAGTCGATATGCGAATACCTGTTTTCGGTTGAGTTACGGTATTGATCCCATGAGTTATAAAACAACGGGTTGTACGAGGTAAGATTTTTTTGACGGCTGTATGAAAAGTTACCGCCAACATTAAATGTTGCCTTGCCAATGGTTCCGTTGTAGTTAAGTGAAATTTCCGCTCCCTGTTGCGAATCGCTGCTGGTATTTTCCTGCGGCAACCCGTAACCAACTTCAATTGGCAAAATCACGTCATTTTTGGTACCCAATAAACCCGTACGTTTTCTGTAAAAATAATCTACAGTACCGGTAAGGGAGCTGTTTAGGAAGCTAAAGTCGGCACCTACGTCGGTTATCTTACTTTTTAACCATGAAATATTGGTTGTTACTATACCCTTATCCCTTGATGTTACAACCGCATTGCCATCTATAATAGCAGTACCCGAATTGTAGTTGTAACCTGGTAAATATGAGTAAGGCGAAATCAGGTTCCTGTCGTCCCCTAACACACCGTATGATCCCCTGATTTTTAAATCATTCAGCACACTGTGATCGCCAAGCAAGCTTTTCATAAAGCCTTCCTGGGTAATCCTCCATCCCACAGATACACCCGGAAAATAACCTACACGTTTATCTGGCGCAAAAAGATATGATGCATCACGTCTTGCAGATGCTTCTAAGTAATATTTGTTATCGTAGTTATAGTTGATACGACCGATATAACCGATACGGGCTTCTTTATCATCACTATCCTGGTAAGTATCGGCAGTTGGGAAATAAATAAGCGGCAGGTTATTTGAAACCGGCGAAGCATGGATCCAGTTGCGCAAGTGTTGCAGCTCGATACGTTCAGATACAAACGTAGCGCCCACAGTATGCTTGCCAAAAGTATTGTTATAGTTTATTTGCCATTGGTAGGTTTTTGCAAACTCCTTACGTTGTTCACGCTCTCTCCATGGGTTGGTACTACCGCCTGTTACATCGTAAGTGTCGGTAGCTGGCCTGTAGGTATAAGCGTTATAGGTATACTCCTGGTTGTTAAGCAAATAATCGGCTATGTAGTATGAATACAAACCTTTAACTGTTAAACCTTTGATGCCTGGAACTTGATATTCGGCGCCAAAGTTGGTTTGCAATACACGCCAATCGCTGTGGTATAAACCAGAAAGCTTATCGTTCAGGAATGCATAATTTGATTCGGTATGGCCTATATCATTTAAATAAGCAGGATTATCGTTAGCGTAAGGGCGCTCCAAAGGTGTATTCCTTAATACCGCAAATCTTGCCAGGAAGTAATCGTCACCACCAGGTACACCCGGGTTTTCGCGGGTTTCTATACGGCCATTGATATCCAGGCTAACTTTTAAACCGGCTGCAACTTTAACCGAAACGTTTGATTGGATGTTTGAGCGGTTAAACTTATACTCTTTACCTAATTGTGAATTCTGGTATAAGTTAGTTGCAGATACATAATAATTAACCCTATCGGTACCACCCGTAAAATTGGCGTTAACAGAATTTTGAGGAGCGTTGTTATTCGCTTTCAAAACATAATCGCGCCAGTTAAAGCTTTGGTAGCCTTTTTCGGTCCCGGCTTTGTATTTGTCAAGCTCGGCCTGAGTAATGCTGGTAGACCCGTTGGTGTTTACCTCAGCATCTGCACGATAGCGCATATAGTCGTACGAGTTTGTTAATACATTCGGGAACCTGTACCAGTTTTGGTAACCAGTGTAAGCATCAATGTTAATGCGTGCGTCGCCGCTACCTTTTTTGGTGGTTACCACCACAACGCCGTTTGCAGCACGTACACCGTAAATAGCTGCCGAACCATCTTTCAACACGGAAATGCTTTCCACATCATTTGGCGCAAGGTTGTTGAACTGACCTTCATCCTGCTGGATACCGTCAATTACATACAACGGCGAACCCATGTTGCGGATTTGGATACTGGCACTCGCGCCCGGCCTGCCCTCAGACATCCTGAAAGTTACGCCCGGAATTTTACCTGCTAAACCGGTGCTCACCGTTGAACCCGCGTGTACACGGTCAAGGTCTTTACTGGTTACAGTAGAGATTGCGCCCGTAATGGATTCCTTTTTTTGCGTACCATAACCGGTAACCACAACTTCCTGCAAGGATGAGTTACTCGATTTTAAACGGATTCCTACGGATGTTTGCCCGTTTAACGGCACTTCCAGCGTTGCAAAGCCAATATAACTTAATACCAGCACGCTGTTAACATCAGGTACAGTTAAACTAAACTGTCCTTTTACATCAGTTGTCGATCCACCCTGGGTACCTTTAATACGTACGGCAACGCCTGTTAGCGCTTCACCCGTAGTATCAGTTACCGTTCCTGTCACCTTCACCTGTGCCGATGCACCAAGCGAAAAAAGCAGGCAGCTCATGATAGAGAATAAAACTAATGTTACTTTTTGGCTCCATTTACTGGGCGGCCATTGCACGCGGGAGGGGCCCCCATGCCTGAGTAGTAAAAATTTTCTCATAAATTGATTTGTTATTGGTTAATTGTTGATTTTAAAAATGTAATGTTGACATATCTAAAATCACGATGTAAAGAAAAAGATTTAGGGGGGCTCCTTATTAACCAAATCATCTCAATAATTAGTCAAAAAGTATCAATTTTTATTCATACGAAAACCCTTGTTCAGAATGGCTATATTTGTTCAAGAGATCGATTTTGAAACCTGCATATTTATTTTTTTTACTATTTATACTATCCTTCAATATCTGTAATGCACAGCCTTATTACTTCAGGCATTACCAGGTTGAACAGGGACTATCAAACAATACGGTTTACTGCAGCCTGCAGGATAAACAGGGATTTTTGTGGTTTGGCACGCGCGATGGTTTAAACCGTTTTGATGGTTACAGTTTCAGGGTTTTCAGGCATAATCCTAAAAATAACAAGAGTATTTGCAGTAATATGGTGCACGCGCTGGCGCTTGATCATGATGGCAACTTATGGGTAGGTACTGATGAAGGGATTGACAAATTTGACAGTAAAACAGAAAGTTTCACCCGTGTAAACTCTCCTAATACCAACGGTGTGCGGAGTATTGCTTTTGATCATTACAACAACTGCTGGTATGTGGCGGGTGCTTCGCTCATCAAATTTAACACCACAACAAAACAAATTACCGATTATTTTCCCGAGCAACATTTTGAGGCAACCAGTATAGCCCAAAACAATGATGGATATATGTGGGTATCTACCAGCCGGGGTAGTATTGAACAGATGGATACTGTTCATAACTCGTTTAAAAGCTATAGCATAACCAACCATTCTAAATGGGCACCCTCAAATTTTATCGAAAAGATTTTTACCGCAGACCACAACAAGATATTTATAGCTACAACCAGCCAGGGTTTTAAAGATTTTGATTGCGCAACCGGGACCTACCGCGACCTTTTAACCTATAACAAAAATAAAACCGGAGTATACGTAAGAGATTTTACTAAATATGCCGAACATGAGTTTTGGCTGGCAACAGAATCGGGGGTGTTTATTTACAACGATGTAGATGGCACATTTTTTAATCTTCGTAAAAAGTACAACGACCCATACTCCATATCCGACAACGCGGTTTACACCCTGTGCCGCGATGTGGAAGGAGGCGTTTGGGTGGGTACTTATTTTGGTGGCATAAACTATTACCCCAAACAATATTCAACGTTTAATAAATATTATCCCGGCGACGAGAAAAACTCCCTTAAAGGCAACGTTGTGCGTGAAATTTGCAAAGACGATTATGGTAATCTTTGGATGGGCACCGAAGATAACGGCCTTAACAAACTGAGCGCCGATAAACACACCTGGACACATTACCTGCCCGGCGGAAATACAGATATCACCAATACAAACATCCATGGACTGATTGCCGATGGAAAAAATCTGTTTATAGGCACGTTTGAGCGTGGCCTGGATATTATGGATATCCCCAGCGGGAAAGTAGTAAAAGTTTATATTGCCGGTAAAGACAGCAAAACTTTAAAAAGCAATTTTGTAATATGTTTTCGCAAAACGCGCAACGGTAACATATATATTGGCGCAACCAGGGGTTTTTACCTGTATAACCGCAAGCAAAAAGATTTTACACTTATTGATAAAATACCCATCTGGGACTTTATTTACGACATAGTTGAAGATCATACCGGGATACTTTGGATTGCTACCGTTCGCGATGGCATTTACCGGTATGATCCCGTAAAAGACACCAGCTATCATGTGCCCTACCGTTACCCGGTAAAAAATGCACTGAATGGCATAACAGTAAATGGAGCATTTGAAGATAGTAACCACATTTTATGGTTTGCAACCGATGGGCTTGGTTTGTGGCGGCATGATCCGGTAAAAAACGATTTTAAATTTTACGATCTGGATAACGGCTTCCCCAGCAACTATGTGTTCCGGATGCTGGAGGATGATCATAAAAATCTATGGGTAAGCACCTCCCGTGGCCTGGTTTGCCTTAATATAAATACCAATGCCATTAAGGTTTATACAAAAGCCAATGGGCTGCTCAGCGATCAGTTTAATTATAACTCGGCGTTTAAGGATACCGATGGCACGTTGTATTTTGGCTGTGTTAAGGGTATGGTAAGTTTTAATCCGGCCAACTTCAACGATAATAATTATGTAGCGCCTGTTTTTATTACAGGTTTCCAGGTACATAACCAGGAAATTATGGTTAAGGGGGCCGATTCGTTGCTTAAACAGTCAATCATCTACACAAAAAAAATATATTTAAATTATAACCAATCGTCATTTAGTATTGATTTTGCCGCCTTGAGCTACCCATCGCCAGAGATGACCCATTATAAGTACACCATGAAGGGGCTCGACAAAGGCTGGACAGATTTAAAGCGAAACCGAAAAGTATATTTTACACAGCTGCAGCCTGGCCATTATACTTTTATAGTAAAAGCCGCCAATAACAATGGTGTTTGGACTACCAAAGAAACCAAGCTTGAAATAAATATAGCTCCACCTTTTTGGGAAAGTATCTGGGCGTATATCCTGTATGCATCGCTGGTTATTTTCATTTGCTATTACCTGTTGCAACAATACCACAACCGTAACAAGGCACGGAATAACAGGCTTATTGAAATATTGGAAAGTGATAAAGAGAAGCAAATCTATAACGCCAAAATTGAGTTTTTTACCAATGTAGCACATGAAATACGTACGCCGTTAACCCTTATAAAAGGGCCAATGGAAAAGGTGATCAAAAGATCGGAACACGTGCCCGAGATTCAGAATAACCTGAAGATCATGGAGAAAAACACCAACAGGCTGCTCGATCTTACAAATCAACTGCTTGATTTCAGGAAAACAGAAACCAATGGTTTTAGCCTGAGTTTTGTAAAAACAAACATAGCCGATTTGCTGGGCGATATATTTTTAAGGTTTAAGCCCTTAACCGAGCAAAAAGGGCAACGTTACACCCTAACATGTGTAGATAAAACCTTGTATGCCTATGTTGATATTGAAGCATTTACCAAAATAATAAGTAACCTGATCAATAACGCCATTAAATATGGCGAAAACGCTATCGAGGTTGAACTGTTGAAACCCGAACCCGGCGATAATACGTTTACCATTGAAATAAGAAACAATGGCTACCTTGTACCTTACGAAATGCGCGAAAAGATTTTTGAGCCCTTCTTCAGGATGAAGGAATCAGAAAAACAAATTGGCACGGGGATAGGCCTCTCCCTGTCGCGCTCCCTTGCCGAATTGCACAAAGGATTGTTAGTGTTGAATAAATCTATCAACGATTTCAATATTTTTAACTTAACCTTGCCTGTTCACCAGGAGAAGGAATTTGACCTGCACAATACTCCCGACGATTATGAACTAACCGATTCTATAAAAGAAGAAAATTTTGACTTTATGAAACCGATTATACTTTTGGTGGATGACAATCCCGAGATCCTTGATTTTATTTCGGACGACCTGAGCGATAAATATGCCGTAATAAAAGCATTCAACGGCCAGGAGGCGTTGGATATGATAGAAATTGAAAATATCCAGCTTATTATCAGCGACGTGATGATGCCTGGCATTGATGGCTTTGAATTATGCAAGCGCATTAAAACCACATTTGATTACAGCCACATCCCTATTATATTACTTACGGCAAAAAATACCCTCCAAAGCAAAATAGAAGGCCTGGAAGTAGGCGCAGATGCCTATATCGAAAAACCGTTTTCGCCGGAGCATTTACAGGTGCAAATTGCCAATCTGCTTATCAACCGCAATAAAATTAAAGACCATTTTGCAAGTTCGCCGCTGGCAAATATTAAAACCATGGCCTACTCCAAACCGGATGAAAGCTTTTTGGATAAGCTTAACGCGGTAATTAACAACAATATCCAAAACCCCGAACTGGATGTAGAACAAATTGCCAACCTGATGAACATGAGTAAGCCTACGTTGTACCGTAAAATAAAGGCCATATCCAACTTAACCATCAACGAGCTGATTAATATAACACGCCTTAAAGCTGCCGCAAAACTGCTTGAAGATGGCGATTATAAAGTTTACGAGGTTGCCAATATGGTGGGATACAGCTCACAATCGCACCTGGGCCGTAACTTTTTGAAACAATTTGGCACGACCCCTACCGAGTATCAACAAAATAAAAAGAACCAGAAGGTTAAAACTTATTAGCAATAGTAGTATCAAGTAGTAAGTATCAAGATTTTGGATTTGCAGCTTTTCTACTATGCATTTGCGGCTAACCTGATACTTGCTACATGACACTAAAAAAAGCAGCTGTCTTGATACCTGGTACTTGCTACCTGATTACTAAAAAGGTAGCTGCTTTGATACTATTTGCGTGTCTTTAGCTTGTTGATCGCGAAGTTTCCGATACGTGTGCCTTCATCAACGCCATTTACAATGGATGGCATGTAATGAATACCGCCGTAAAACCGGCTGATGGCCGCCTCGTCGGCAGCGGCTTTAAATGATTTGAATTTACGGGCGGGGATGCTAAACTCTACCTCGGTGGAGTCGGTAAAGGCAAAATTATCACCGAATAACTTGCCAAGCACAACCGCCGATGCATTTGAAACTACGCTATGCCCGCTGGTATATTCGGGGAACGGCGGGGTTTGCAGCAAAGGCATCCAGTTTTGATCAATATATTGGTTGATATAGGTTTCGGGGCGAATAACTTTGCTTTTGTATTTTTCGTCCCAGCAGTTAATAAAACTGTCGGCAATTACAACCGCCAGGCAGGCATAAGTCTCAGCCGAACGGACGTAGTCGGCTTTTGCCTGGCGGCAAACCAGGCCGGCAATGTTTATCCAATGACCTCCGGGCGATATCTTTTTGGTTGCAAACATGGTATGCCCATTGGTATTAACTTTAAAGGGGTTATCGTCCCAATATGTGGCTATGGTGCTTTGCTCCGGTGTTAAATGCTGGCCGGCCTCCCTCACAGCAACAGCCAGTTTATAAAAATAACTGGTGGGCTCCTTTGAAAAATCTACCGCTTTTGCAGGCTTAAACTGCTGTGCCGAATCCAGTAAAAATGGACGTATTTCGTTCCAATGCGGCTCTACCCCTTTCATATAGGCCGGCGGTGTCGGCTTCCAGGTGGCATCGTCGGTTTGCACATTGTATTTTGATAATGAACGGGTATGCTTATAATTATCCTTGCCTGCCCATTTAATAATCCGGTCAGCAATTAACTTTCCGTAAGCTATCGAGTTTTGGTATACATCATCGGGCATGTCGGTATTTTTGAATTCATCCATCAAGCCGCTGTGGAAAGCCTCTATCCGGCCTTCGGACATCACCAGGATTTTCCCAACCGTTAAAATGGCATGCGCGGCAGCTAAATTGTAGCAATATGTTTTGCCAATTTCCGGTTTGGGGATTGAATCCAGCCCTTTTACCTGGCCTGCGAGGGATAAGTAGTTTTTATCGCCATTACGCGCAGCCTCATATCCTGCAACGGTAATATAAGCGTAAATACGGCTTGCCACCGGCGGCGAATAAATATCATGCAGCATTACCTCGCTAACCTCGCGTACCGACCGATGGATGTAATTGGGGTTTTCGGCTAATTTTTTCCACCCGTTATTTTTGTTACAGTCAAACAACAAGGCAACAGCAAAAACAGTAAAGTAAAGTTTATTCATATATGGGTTCCGATAAAATTAATAAAGGTTAATTGGGCCAGACAGGCTATCCATCAAAGCTAACAGTAAATCCACAAACATATATTGAGCGATACAATTTGACGAAATATTGAGATGATTTGCAGAACCTGTTATGTCAAAATCCATTTTCTTTACGTACGCTTACTACATAGCGTTCAGTAACTTAAAGCTCAACCAAAGCATAAACCATTATTAAATTTTTATTGTAATTACATGATAAAACCTTTACTCATTAAGTTTAAATTCCCACTTGTACTATTGTTTTTTTTGGCGCCCGGCTGCTCGCGCATGCAGAATGGCCCTACCCTTTTTAAACTATTAGATGCATCGCAAACCGGCATCGATTTTAAGAACACCCTGAGCCCAAGCGATAGTATTAATATTCTTAACCATCCTTACTTATATAACGGCGCCGGCGTGGGCATAGGCGATTTTAATAACGATGGCCTGCCCGACGTTTACTTTGCAGGCAACATGGTGGCCAACAAGCTATTCCTCAACAAAGGCGACTTAAAGTTTACCGATATAACCAATACTGCCGGCGTTGATGGCGAAGGCAAATGGAGCGCGGGTGTATCTGTTGTGGATATTAATAACGATGGAAAAATGGACATTTACGTTTGCGCGTCGTTTAAATCAAATGCCGAACAGCGCCGTAACATGCTGTACATTAACCAGGGTAACAATAAGGATGGTATACCCACTTTTAAGGACGAAGCAAAGACATACGGATTAGATGATGATGGCTACAGCACGCAAGCCATATTTTTTGACTACGACCATGACGGCGACCTGGATATGTACCTGCTGACCAACTTTTTAGGCAAAACCACCCCTGTAGCCTATCGCCCTAAACTAACTGATGGCAGCGCCGAAAATAACGACCGGCTGTACCGCAACAACGGTAACGGCACCTTTAGCAATGTTACTAAAGAGGCCGGTATCTTAATTGAGGGTTTTGGCAACTCGGTATCTGTAACAGATATCAACAACGACGGTTGGCCTGATATTTATGTGGGCAACGACTTTATATCAAACGATGTGCTATACATCAACAATAAAAACGGAACTTTTACCAACCGGGCGGGCGATTATTTTAAGCACACCGGCTGGTCGGTAATGGGGGCAGATATGGTAGACATCAATAATGATGGCCTGCCCGACCTGGTATCGTTAGAGATGCTACCCGAAGAAAATGTGCGTAAAAAAACCATGCTGATGGGCGATAACTACATTACCTACATCAATAACAAAAAATTTAATTACGAGCATCAATATATCCGTAACGTATTGCAGTTAAACCAGGGACAAACACCGCTGGGCCATACCCAATTCAGCGAAATAGCCTACATGGCCGGCATTTACCAAACCGACTGGAGCTGGACACCCTTAGTGGCCGATTTTGATAACGATGGTTACCGCGATATGGTGATTACCAACGGCTACCCACGAGACGTAACCGACCTTGACCATGCCCTATACAGTAACGACCAGGGCCGTACCGTTAAGGAAAACCGCACATTGGCAGCGGCCGATTCGTTCCCGGTGGTTAAAACGGCCAGCTATGCTTTTAAAAACCAGGGCGGTTATATGTTTGCCGACCAATCGAAAAACTGGGGTATTGTTAAGCCAACCTTTTCGACCGGCGGTGTTTATGCCGACCTTGATAATGATGGCGACCTTGACCTGGTGATCAACAATATTGATGACGATGCCTTCATTTACGAAAACACACTGAACAGCAAAACACAGGTAGATAAAACGCACCATTACCTAACCGTTAAGCTAACCGGCGATGATAAAAACCTTGGCGGCATTGGTGCAACAATCCGCATTTACTACCAGGGTAAACAACAATTTTACGACCAGCAGCCCTGCCGCGGCTATATGAGCACCGACGATGCCAAAGCCCATTTCGGTATCGGCACTGCCAATGAAATTGATTCATTGCGCATCCGCTGGTCAGACGGCAAAACCGAATTGGTAAAAAATATCAAGGCAAATCAAACTATCACCCTGCAATACAAAAACGGTTCGGGTAATTACAGTCCTCAACCTCCGGTGGAGCGTGCACCGGTATTTCA is drawn from Mucilaginibacter ginsenosidivorax and contains these coding sequences:
- a CDS encoding vanadium-dependent haloperoxidase; the protein is MNKLYFTVFAVALLFDCNKNNGWKKLAENPNYIHRSVREVSEVMLHDIYSPPVASRIYAYITVAGYEAARNGDKNYLSLAGQVKGLDSIPKPEIGKTYCYNLAAAHAILTVGKILVMSEGRIEAFHSGLMDEFKNTDMPDDVYQNSIAYGKLIADRIIKWAGKDNYKHTRSLSKYNVQTDDATWKPTPPAYMKGVEPHWNEIRPFLLDSAQQFKPAKAVDFSKEPTSYFYKLAVAVREAGQHLTPEQSTIATYWDDNPFKVNTNGHTMFATKKISPGGHWINIAGLVCRQAKADYVRSAETYACLAVVIADSFINCWDEKYKSKVIRPETYINQYIDQNWMPLLQTPPFPEYTSGHSVVSNASAVVLGKLFGDNFAFTDSTEVEFSIPARKFKSFKAAADEAAISRFYGGIHYMPSIVNGVDEGTRIGNFAINKLKTRK
- a CDS encoding VCBS repeat-containing protein; this translates as MIKPLLIKFKFPLVLLFFLAPGCSRMQNGPTLFKLLDASQTGIDFKNTLSPSDSINILNHPYLYNGAGVGIGDFNNDGLPDVYFAGNMVANKLFLNKGDLKFTDITNTAGVDGEGKWSAGVSVVDINNDGKMDIYVCASFKSNAEQRRNMLYINQGNNKDGIPTFKDEAKTYGLDDDGYSTQAIFFDYDHDGDLDMYLLTNFLGKTTPVAYRPKLTDGSAENNDRLYRNNGNGTFSNVTKEAGILIEGFGNSVSVTDINNDGWPDIYVGNDFISNDVLYINNKNGTFTNRAGDYFKHTGWSVMGADMVDINNDGLPDLVSLEMLPEENVRKKTMLMGDNYITYINNKKFNYEHQYIRNVLQLNQGQTPLGHTQFSEIAYMAGIYQTDWSWTPLVADFDNDGYRDMVITNGYPRDVTDLDHALYSNDQGRTVKENRTLAAADSFPVVKTASYAFKNQGGYMFADQSKNWGIVKPTFSTGGVYADLDNDGDLDLVINNIDDDAFIYENTLNSKTQVDKTHHYLTVKLTGDDKNLGGIGATIRIYYQGKQQFYDQQPCRGYMSTDDAKAHFGIGTANEIDSLRIRWSDGKTELVKNIKANQTITLQYKNGSGNYSPQPPVERAPVFQSAANQLGIKYVHQEKDAIDYNIQPTLPHKLSQYGPSIAVGDVDNNGYDDFYVGGAAGNKGVFFMQGADGKFTMDNNRFLNDSFKEEEDMGALLFDANGDGFLDLYVVSGSYEFPKDHTTAQDRLYINNGKGQFTKSFGAVPVEYDNGSCVRAADFDHDGDLDLFVGGRSVSGAYPSSPVSHILRNDGGKFTDVTAQLCPELVHGGMITDALWSDFDNDGLVDLVVVGEWMPVTFYKNTGNGFTKIKTGIDAHVGWWNSIVAGDFNNDGQVDYVAGNLGQNSNYKATFEQPMTIMGKDLDGNGSFDAMIFCYMKAEDGLQKPFPMHTRDDLISQLISIRKKYPSYRGFGKATMDDLWSDKDKENAVIMKATDMNTSFIANKGNGKFTISPMPLATQMAPVYGMVAKDIDQDGNLDLVMAGNDFGMEPFTGRHDAFMGLYLKGNGKGGFAPLSVAKSGLFINGDAKALAAIQSAKEGDILVATQNQDSLKIYRQNSIGMKPKKYIKLKADDFFADLSYKNGSKKRVEFYYGSTYLSQSSRNLQVDADVSKITITGYSGKKREIAN